In Rhodamnia argentea isolate NSW1041297 chromosome 11, ASM2092103v1, whole genome shotgun sequence, one genomic interval encodes:
- the LOC125312872 gene encoding uncharacterized protein LOC125312872, protein MHHLALEVGLVDPTVEMRTRELENMKRPICPKPRRLRSATPDLLKSLRCSKHCQQNGDARSATADPVGDKVGLVIQTGDEDESPGAGCSPPCGVGSPPTRTDNPLVHDVRFIRQMELLSPFPPTKLSDKFNFPSASPV, encoded by the exons ATGCACCATTTAGCGTTGGAGGTTGGTCTGGTCGATCCCACTGTGGAGATGAGAACTCGTGAGCTCGAGAACATGAAGCGGCCGATCTGTCCGAAGCCCCGACGGCTCCGGTCGGCGACGCCGGACCTCCTCAAGTCCCTTAGATGCAGCAAACACTG CCAGCAGAATGGCGACGCAAGAAGTGCGACGGCGGACCCGGTTGGAGACAAGGTTGGCCTCGTTATCCAGACGGGTGACGAGGATGAAAGCCCGGGCGCCGGGTGTTCCCCACCGTGTGGCGTGGGGTCGCCGCCCACAAGAACTGATAATCCGCTGGTTCACGACGTCCGGTTCATCCGCCAGATGGAGCTTCTCTCGCCATTCCCGCCCACCAAGCTCTCCgacaaattcaattttcccTCGGCCTCTCCGGTTTGA